In Nitrospira sp., a single genomic region encodes these proteins:
- a CDS encoding glycosyltransferase: MRILHLGNAYFQESFRLLGHDVKWAGYHRTADIPLTRSLLDARSLLTQLPAHWYPDLIVLGDESTQPLVLGLETLPVPVVWYAIDSHIHANWHMHYAAAFDVILVAQKDWVPAYQLDGDRQHVSWMPLFCQGAHDRDLGFAREIPLSFIGTLDAARNPDRVDLIQRLQTQYPIVVQSGPYDEIFNRSMMVLNQSVANDVNFRTFEAMACGALLLTEGVGNGFSDLFQDRTHCALYEKGNVDHIIEITDYYRAHPAERKAIARQGYEAVMAAHTSLHRAQALLDTVARQPLHEFVAKRQMRQAPIRWSLASVYESAARTYDQAAARAGEGIRRHHFLKISEQYDTLARTIRGRLNPFVAA; the protein is encoded by the coding sequence ATGAGAATTCTTCATCTAGGAAACGCCTACTTTCAGGAATCGTTCCGGCTGCTCGGTCATGATGTGAAATGGGCCGGATACCATCGGACTGCCGACATTCCGCTCACTCGCTCGCTTCTCGATGCCAGGAGTCTGCTGACGCAACTGCCGGCCCATTGGTATCCGGACCTGATCGTGCTGGGGGACGAGAGTACTCAGCCGTTGGTGCTGGGACTGGAGACTCTTCCAGTGCCGGTGGTTTGGTACGCAATCGATTCGCACATCCATGCCAATTGGCACATGCATTACGCCGCGGCATTCGATGTGATTCTGGTTGCGCAGAAAGACTGGGTGCCGGCCTATCAGCTTGACGGAGACCGGCAGCATGTCTCCTGGATGCCACTGTTCTGCCAGGGGGCTCACGACCGGGATCTTGGATTCGCCAGAGAGATTCCGCTCTCGTTCATCGGTACACTCGATGCCGCCAGAAATCCCGATCGCGTCGACCTGATCCAGCGCCTACAGACTCAGTATCCGATTGTCGTGCAGTCGGGGCCGTACGATGAGATCTTCAACCGATCGATGATGGTCTTGAATCAATCCGTGGCGAACGACGTGAACTTTAGGACGTTCGAGGCCATGGCCTGCGGCGCATTGCTCCTGACGGAGGGTGTAGGAAACGGGTTCAGCGACTTGTTCCAGGACCGGACGCATTGCGCGCTGTATGAGAAGGGAAATGTCGATCACATCATCGAGATCACCGACTATTATCGTGCGCATCCGGCCGAGCGGAAAGCCATCGCCCGGCAGGGATATGAGGCGGTTATGGCGGCCCATACCAGCTTGCATCGGGCGCAAGCACTGCTGGACACGGTGGCCCGGCAGCCGCTCCATGAGTTTGTCGCCAAGCGCCAGATGCGCCAGGCGCCGATTCGCTGGTCTCTGGCGTCGGTGTATGAGAGCGCCGCGCGTACGTATGACCAGGCGGCCGCGCGGGCCGGTGAGGGTATCCGAAGGCACCACTTTCTGAAGATCTCAGAGCAGTATGACACTCTCGCCAGGACGATCCGCGGCCGACTCAACCCCTTCGTTGCAGCGTAG